A region of the Egicoccus sp. AB-alg2 genome:
TGCTGGAGTGCAGCGGAGCGCTCGACGCCGTCTTCACCGACCTGCTCGGCCCCGACCCGCGCTGCGAGCCGGTCGACAACCCGGGCCAGGGGCCGCAGCCGGGCCCACCGGCCGAGGACGCCGACGAGCGCCCGGCCGGTCCGCTGGACCCGCCCACCGTGCCGGACCCGGACGTGCTCACCGACGCGGTGACGCGGCCGCTGTCCAACCCGCAGTCGTTGTCACGTTTCCTCGGCGGCATGACCGGCGGAGGTGAGGACGGATGACGACGCGACGAACCCGCCGGCTGCCGATCGTGATGCTGGTGCTGGCCGTCATGGCCAGCGGGTGTGGCCTGCTCGGTGGCGGCACGCCCTCCGAGGTGACCGCCCAGCTGTCCCGCTCGTACAACCTGTTCCCGGGCTCGCCCGTCCGCGTGCTGGGCGTCGACGTCGGCCGGATCGTGGACATCCGTGTGGCGCCGGGGCGCCCCACCGTCGACGTGGTCATGCGGCTGGACGCCGGCGTGGAGCTCCCCGCCGACGCGACCGCGATCGTGGTACCGGAGTCGCTGCTCGGCGAGCGCTACGTCCAGCTGCCGGCGTACACGGACGGACCGACGCTGGAGTCCGGCGCCGTCATCCCCGTCGAGCGCACCAGCGTCCCCCACGAGTTCGACGAGGTGCTCGAAGGGCTCGGCGAGTTCGTCGGCGGGCTCGACGGGACCGAGGTCGGCCGCCTGGTGTCCAACCTGTCGGAGGTGGTCGACGGGCAGGGCGAACAGCTCGGGCGCACCATCGACCGCACCCACGAGGCCATCGGGGTGCTGAAGGACAACGACGACGAGTTGATCGCGCTCGCCAGCCGCCTGTCCGACCTGAACGAGACGCTGGCGACCCGCGACCAGCAGCTCGCCGCGATCATCCAGGACTTCGACACGGTCGCGCGCACGGTCGTCGACGATGCCGACAACCTCGACGCCGCCCTGCGGGGGCTGGTGGACCTGACCAGCGAGGTCGACGGGTTGCTGGCCACGAACGCCGACCGGCTGGAGCAGGACGTCGCGACCCTCACGCGCGTCGGCCGGACCGCGCAGCGCAACCTCGACAACGTCTCGCTGGCCGTCCTGGGCAGCGCCGAGCTGTTCCGGCACGCGGAGCGGATCATCGACCGCGAACACAACATGCTGCCGCTGCAGGACCAGCTGTTCGCGCTCGCGCCGGCACTGACCGACAGCATCCTGTTCCGTCTGCAGGGCATCTGTCTGGCGGCGGGGTTGCCCGAGGACCAGTGCGCGTTCGAGCTGCTGGAAGGGCTGCTGGGCGGTCTCGTGTGCGCGCCGCCGTTCGTGCCGTGTCCGCCCGACGACACGGCGACCCCGTTGGAGGAGGCGCTGCTCGGCTTCGTGGCCAGCGACACGCCCGCCGGCGACGCGGTGCTCGAGGCACTGCGGGACCGGGTCGACGAACCAGAACCGGACGAGCAGGGCCCGGCCCCCGCACCGGCGCCGGACGAGCCGGCACACGTCGTCCCCGACGACGCCCCCGAGCCCGAGGCCGACGCGCCGGCCCGGCGCGGGCTGCTCGACGGCCTCCTGGGACGCCGCGGCGGGGAGGACGGCCGATGAGGCGCCTGCCCCGATCGGTGCTGGCCGTGCTGGTCACCGCGGCCCTGGGGGCCGCGGGCTGCAACCCGGGTGGCCCGGACACGATCGAGCTGACCGCCGCGTTCGACGACGTCGGCGACCTGGTGACCAACGCCCACGTCCGGGCCGGTGACGTCCCGATCGGGCTGGTGACCGGGATCGAGCTCGGCGCCGACCACCGCGCGATCGTGACCATGCAGGTCAAGCGCGACACCGGGCTGCCGGCACGGACCGAGGCGGCACTGGACCGCACCTCGCTGCTCGGCGAGCGCTACATCGACCTGCGGCCGCTCGAGGAGGGCGGCGTCCTGGCGCACGGGGACCACCTCGAGGACGCCCGGGTGGTCACCGACTTCGAGGACCTGGTGTCGTCCGGCGACCGGGTGCTCTCCCTGGTGGCGACCGATCAGTTGCAGGCCGCCATCGAGACCGGCGCGGTGGCGTTCGGTGGCCGCGGCGGCCTGCTCGGTCAGTTCATCACCGACGTCGAAGGCTTCGTCGGCACCTACAACGAGGATCGCGACGACCTGCTGGTGATGATCGACGCGCTGGACCGGCTCGCCACGACCATGGCGCCCGACGCCGAGCTGAACGCCGAGGCGCTGGCGGTGCTCGAGGATGCGTCCCGGGTGCTGGAGGAGGAGGACGAGCGGCTCCTGGACGCGCTGGTCGACCTGACCGAGCTGTCCGTCACCGGCGGACGCATCATGTCCCAGCACCGTGAGGAGACCGAGGACGCCATCCGCCGCCTGCGGATCCTGCTCGAGCAGTTCACCGCGGTCGACGGTGCGCTGGCCGACCTGCTGACGTGGCTGCCGCGCCACAACCTGCACGTCCCCAACGGCGTCGTGCTCGAACAGGGCTCGCAGCGCCACATGGCCCAGGTCTGGCTCGACTTCGTCGTCTGCGGCGTCAACGACACGCCCGGTGACCCGGCCCGCGCCTGCGACCCGCCCAACCCCGGCCAGCCGAGTCCCTACCCGTCCGAGCGTCCCCGCAGCGAAGCCTGCTACGACGACCTCGAGGTGTGCCGCGAGGAGACCGACGCGGAGAACCGGCGATGAATCGTCGGGTCGCCGCGAACCTGGTCTGGGTGGTGCTGTTCGCCGCCGTCGTCACCGTCGGCGCGTTCCTCACGTTCGTCACGGGCGTCCTGTTCGACGACAGCTACCAGGTCCGCGTGCCCATGCCCGAGGCCGGCGGCGTCCTGCCCGACCAGGAGGTGACCGTCCTCGGCCGCGCCGTGGGGCAGGTCGCCGACGTCGAGGTCACGCGCGAGGGGGTGGTGCTCACCCTGGAGATCGACGGCGGCCAGCAGGTCCCCGACCCGGCCGTCGCACAGGTGTTGCGCCGCTCCCCCATCGGCGAACAGGCCGTCGACCTGCGGCCCACGACCGACGACTGGGCCGCGGCCGAGCCGGGCGCCACGATCGAGCCGGTCGAGGCGATCGTGCCCGCGCCGGTGCCCTTCCTGCTCGAGCAGACCGTCGACCTGTTCGCCCACCTCGAACCCGACGAGGTGGGCGTGATCGTGCACGAACTGTCGGTCGCGCTGGACGGGCGCAGCGAGCGGTTGCGGATGCTCAACCGGGACAGCCTCGAGCTGCAGTCCACGCTGGTCGACGGGTTGCCGGAGTTCGAGCGGCTGATCGACTCGTCCGAGACGGTGCTGGGCGTCCTCCGCGAGCAGCGCGACGCACTGCGCTCCGCCCTGCACAGCGGCGCCGACCTGACCGAGCTCTTCGCGGCCCAGCGCCCCAACGTCGAGGCCCTCCTCGACGCCGGCACGCCGGCGCTGGACCGCACCAGCGACTTCGTGCTGGCCAACCGCGCCAACCTCGGCTGCCTGATGCGCGACGTCACCGACCTCAACGAGATGCTGCTCGGGCCGTCCACCTACGAGGGTGCCGGAGCCAGCCCGTACGCCTCCAAACTCGACGAACTCGAACGGGCGCTGGTCACCCACCGGTTCTTCTTCCAGGAGGGCTTCGACATCATCGGTCAGTTCGCCCCCGACACCGGGCTGGGCTGGGTCCGTGTGCTGCTGGTGGCCGACGAGCTCCAGAAGGCCGAGTTCTACGGCGACTTCCGCCCCACACCGACGACGCGGCCGGGCGCCGCCTGCTTGTCGGACCACTTCGGTCCGGGCGTGAACGCGGTGCGCCAGGACGGCGTCCAGGCACCGCACGAGACGGCGCCGGACATCGACTGGGCACCCGAGGTGGCGCCGGCCGACGCCACCGGCGACGAACGGAACCGGCCCGAGGGCGACGGCGGCGCCACCGCCGAGGGACGCGACCGATCGGCGACCTCGGAAGACCAGGACGCCGACGCCGCCACGGCATCGCGAGCCCCCGGCGAGGGGCCCGACGGCGACCCCGACGACGGGCCGGTCGCGCTGGACACGACGGCCCCGACGACCGAACCGGGCGACCGCCTCGCGGCCACGCTCGCCGGCGTGGTGGGGCTGCTGGCCCTGCCGGCGCTGGCGGGGGTCGCGTGGTGGCTGAGGAGGAGGGACGAGGGTGCGGACTGACACGGACACACCTGGCGAGTCGACGTCCGTGGCCGGGTACACAGCTGACGTCGACGCACCGGCGGACGCGGGCGAGGCGCGTGGCCGCCGGTCGAGCTGGCTGCCCTGGCTGCCCTGGCTGCTGGTCGCGCTGGCCGTCGCGGTCGCGGTCGTCGCGACGTGGCGCTGGCAGGAACTCGCCGGCCACGAGCGACAGCGGGCGGCCGTCACGGCCGCGGCCGGCGACTTCGCGGTCGCCCTGACCAACTGGGACGCCGGCGACGGCATGGCCGACACCCGCGAGTCGCTGCGTGCCGGTGGGACCGAGACGTTCGCGCAGGACGTCGACGACCTGTTCGGTGGCACTGAAGACCTGGCCGCGTTGACGGAGCTCGGCGCCCGCAGCGACGGGGACGTCCGCGACGTGTTCGTCCAGTCGCTCGACGGCGACCGTGCCGAGGCACTGGCCGTGGTGGTGCAACGGCTGACGACCGACGAAGGCCAGGAGACCAACGTCCGCTACGCCCGGATGACGCTCAGCGCGGCCGACACCGGCTGGCTGGTGGACGACGTCGAACTGCTCGTGGACGCGGCGCAGCAGGCCGCCCCCGGCGAGGCACGCGGATGAGCTACCGACACGTCGTCGTCGGTACCGACGGTTCGGCCACGGCGCAGCGGGCGGTCACCGCGGCCGGCCGGGTCGCGGCCGCCCTCGACGTGCCGCTGGTCGTCGTGACGGCCTGGCGCCGGGAGCTGGCCGACCCGCCGCCACGCTCCGAGGAGGCCCGGTACCCGGGCGGCAACGCGGCGTCCCAAGAGTCGCACTGGGCGGTGGAGGTGACCTCGGACGCCGCCGGGGCCGCCCGCCGGCTGGGCGTACGCGAGGTGCGTCAGGCTCAGCCGATCGGCGAGCCGTTGGCGGCGCTGCTGGAGGTCGTCGACCGCCACCCCGACGCACTGCTGGTGGTCGGGACCCGCGGGCTGGAGGACGCCGGTGAGCGACTGGTCGGCAACCTGCCGCACCAACTGACCCATCACAGCCCGGTCGACCTGCTGCTGGCCGCCCGCCCCCACACCGATGCCGGCTGGACGACCGTCGGACTGGCCACCGACGGTTCGCGCACGGCCGCGCGGGCGGTGCGCCGCGGGCTGGACCTCGCCCAGGGACTGACGGCCACGCCGGTGCTGCTGACCGTCGCGCGCGACGATGCACGCGGGCAACGCGTCCTCGCCGAGGTGGCCGCCGACCTCGGCGTGGACGGGTCCGTTCGAGCGGACGTCGTGGTCGGCGGCGAGGTGGCACGGGCCCTGGCCACCGCAGCGGCCGAGGTGGACCTGCTGGTGCTGGGCAACAAGGGCATGACCGGCCCGTCACGGCTGCTCGGGTCGGTCGCCAACCGCATCACCCACGAGGTCCCCACCGACCTCCTGCTCGTCAACACGACCCGCCGCCGCGCCTAGGCAGCGCCGCTCGCCACCTGCGACCGGATCGAAGGGATGGCCATGTCCGACGTCGTGAACTACGTGGAGAACTTCGCGCCCGTCGGGGCCGGGATCGGCTTCGGCGGCTCGCGCCTGCACGAACCGCCCGCCGACTACGACAAGTCGGTCGACCCGGTCTTCCCCGGCAACACCGTGATCGACGACCCCGTCATCAGCGTGCGCGGCCTGACGAAGTCGTTCGGGCGCAAGACCGTGCTCGAGGACATCTCGATCGACTTCCCGCGCGGGAAGATCACGACGGTGCTCGGCCCGTCGGGAACCGGCAAGTCCGTGTTCCTGCGCAACCTGATCGGGCTGCTCACGCCCGACCGGGGCGAGATCTGGGTCGGCGAGGACGACATCCCGACGCTGCGGCGCCGACGGCTGCTGGAGGTCCGCAAGAAGTTCGGGGTGCTGTTCCAGGACGGCGCGCTGTTCGGGTCGATGACGATCTACGACAACGTGGCCTTCCCGCTGCGCGAGCACACCGCCAAGTCCGAACGCGAGATCAAGCAGATCGTCTTCGAGAAGCTCGAACTGGTCGGACTCGAGGGCGCCGCCGACCTGATGCCCGACGAGATCTCGGGCGGCATGCGCAAGCGGGCCGGCCTGGCACGTGCCCTGGTCATGGAGCCGGAGATCCTGCTGTTCGACGAGCCCGACTCGGGCCTGGACCCGGTGCGCACCGCCTACCTCAACGACCTGGCCCGCGACATCGTCCGTGAACTCGGCTCGACCATCGTCATCGTCACGCACCACATCCCCTCGGCGCAGCAGGTCGCGGACTACGTCGGGATGCTGTTCCGACGCAACCTCGTCGCCTTCGGCAAGGTCGACGACATGTTCAACAGCTGGTACGCGCCCTGCCAGCAGTTCCTGCATGGCATCACCGAAGGACCGATCGGGATGTCGGAGGAGCGCGACCGACCAGAACTGCTCTGACCGGCCCGGCAAACATCGGTCCGGTCCGAAACGGTGTCCGGTGGTCGGCGTTCGGACGTCGCGCCGCGCGCGTGAACGTGGTCACCCTGCAGCACCGTGCCCCCTGCCGCAGGACTCGACGTGACCTCGACCGAATCCGTGCCGGAGACCATCGACCTCGGCCTCGTCCCCCAGGCCTCGGCGGCAGACACCGCCCGCGCCGTCAACCTCGTGCTGCTGCCCCTGCTCGCGCGGGGCCTGATCGTGCGCCGCCCGCCGATCGTCGCCGGGGCGGAGAAGCTGGACCTCGACCGGCGCGCCGTCCGGGAGCTGCAGCGGCTGCGCCACCGCTACGGCCCGGGGCCGCTGCGCCTGCCACTGCCCCGCGACCTCGCGCTCGTCCTCGATCCCGAGCACGCCAAGCGGGTCCTGGCGGAGTCCCCGGAGCCGTTCCGCCCGGGCAACCTGGAGA
Encoded here:
- a CDS encoding MCE family protein → MTTRRTRRLPIVMLVLAVMASGCGLLGGGTPSEVTAQLSRSYNLFPGSPVRVLGVDVGRIVDIRVAPGRPTVDVVMRLDAGVELPADATAIVVPESLLGERYVQLPAYTDGPTLESGAVIPVERTSVPHEFDEVLEGLGEFVGGLDGTEVGRLVSNLSEVVDGQGEQLGRTIDRTHEAIGVLKDNDDELIALASRLSDLNETLATRDQQLAAIIQDFDTVARTVVDDADNLDAALRGLVDLTSEVDGLLATNADRLEQDVATLTRVGRTAQRNLDNVSLAVLGSAELFRHAERIIDREHNMLPLQDQLFALAPALTDSILFRLQGICLAAGLPEDQCAFELLEGLLGGLVCAPPFVPCPPDDTATPLEEALLGFVASDTPAGDAVLEALRDRVDEPEPDEQGPAPAPAPDEPAHVVPDDAPEPEADAPARRGLLDGLLGRRGGEDGR
- a CDS encoding MCE family protein, which translates into the protein MRRLPRSVLAVLVTAALGAAGCNPGGPDTIELTAAFDDVGDLVTNAHVRAGDVPIGLVTGIELGADHRAIVTMQVKRDTGLPARTEAALDRTSLLGERYIDLRPLEEGGVLAHGDHLEDARVVTDFEDLVSSGDRVLSLVATDQLQAAIETGAVAFGGRGGLLGQFITDVEGFVGTYNEDRDDLLVMIDALDRLATTMAPDAELNAEALAVLEDASRVLEEEDERLLDALVDLTELSVTGGRIMSQHREETEDAIRRLRILLEQFTAVDGALADLLTWLPRHNLHVPNGVVLEQGSQRHMAQVWLDFVVCGVNDTPGDPARACDPPNPGQPSPYPSERPRSEACYDDLEVCREETDAENRR
- a CDS encoding MlaD family protein encodes the protein MNRRVAANLVWVVLFAAVVTVGAFLTFVTGVLFDDSYQVRVPMPEAGGVLPDQEVTVLGRAVGQVADVEVTREGVVLTLEIDGGQQVPDPAVAQVLRRSPIGEQAVDLRPTTDDWAAAEPGATIEPVEAIVPAPVPFLLEQTVDLFAHLEPDEVGVIVHELSVALDGRSERLRMLNRDSLELQSTLVDGLPEFERLIDSSETVLGVLREQRDALRSALHSGADLTELFAAQRPNVEALLDAGTPALDRTSDFVLANRANLGCLMRDVTDLNEMLLGPSTYEGAGASPYASKLDELERALVTHRFFFQEGFDIIGQFAPDTGLGWVRVLLVADELQKAEFYGDFRPTPTTRPGAACLSDHFGPGVNAVRQDGVQAPHETAPDIDWAPEVAPADATGDERNRPEGDGGATAEGRDRSATSEDQDADAATASRAPGEGPDGDPDDGPVALDTTAPTTEPGDRLAATLAGVVGLLALPALAGVAWWLRRRDEGAD
- a CDS encoding universal stress protein, which encodes MSYRHVVVGTDGSATAQRAVTAAGRVAAALDVPLVVVTAWRRELADPPPRSEEARYPGGNAASQESHWAVEVTSDAAGAARRLGVREVRQAQPIGEPLAALLEVVDRHPDALLVVGTRGLEDAGERLVGNLPHQLTHHSPVDLLLAARPHTDAGWTTVGLATDGSRTAARAVRRGLDLAQGLTATPVLLTVARDDARGQRVLAEVAADLGVDGSVRADVVVGGEVARALATAAAEVDLLVLGNKGMTGPSRLLGSVANRITHEVPTDLLLVNTTRRRA
- a CDS encoding ABC transporter ATP-binding protein; translation: MSDVVNYVENFAPVGAGIGFGGSRLHEPPADYDKSVDPVFPGNTVIDDPVISVRGLTKSFGRKTVLEDISIDFPRGKITTVLGPSGTGKSVFLRNLIGLLTPDRGEIWVGEDDIPTLRRRRLLEVRKKFGVLFQDGALFGSMTIYDNVAFPLREHTAKSEREIKQIVFEKLELVGLEGAADLMPDEISGGMRKRAGLARALVMEPEILLFDEPDSGLDPVRTAYLNDLARDIVRELGSTIVIVTHHIPSAQQVADYVGMLFRRNLVAFGKVDDMFNSWYAPCQQFLHGITEGPIGMSEERDRPELL